A single window of Rhodamnia argentea isolate NSW1041297 chromosome 5, ASM2092103v1, whole genome shotgun sequence DNA harbors:
- the LOC125315241 gene encoding uncharacterized protein LOC125315241 encodes MGNCAAPQITRNGGLAKTTHHHNWPSSSPPSTLKLIHMDGRLQEFTQTIKASHLLSQNPNCFLCSSDSMFIDSIVPRIHEEEDLCLGQLYFLLPLSISRVPLSFRELCMLAIKANAALESTSSVRRRKDGVPSGAGPRRRWQALTGFGHHEIGVV; translated from the coding sequence aTGGGCAACTGTGCAGCTCCTCAGATCACTAGAAATGGCGGCCTCGCCAAGACCACCCACCACCATAACTGGCCATCCTCATCTCCTCCATCCACGCTCAAGCTCATTCACATGGACGGAAGACTGCAAGAGTTCACTCAAACCATCAAGGCCTCGCACCTCCTATCCCAAAACCCTAACTGCTTCCTCTGCAGCTCAGACTCCATGTTCATCGACTCCATCGTCCCTCGGATCCACGAAGAGGAAGACCTCTGCTTGGGCCAGCTCTATTTCCTCTTGCCTCTCTCCATCTCCCGAGTGCCGCTGTCTTTCCGGGAGCTCTGCATGCTCGCCATCAAGGCCAATGCCGCGCTCGAGAGCACATCGAGTGTAAGGAGAAGGAAGGACGGAGTTCCATCTGGGGCGGGTCCCCGGAGAAGGTGGCAAGCTCTGACTGGTTTCGGGCACCACGAGATTGGAGTTGTGTGA